In the genome of Pseudanabaena mucicola str. Chao 1806, the window GGGCGACCAAATAACTCATAAATGCTCTGACCTTGGCGCTTACGGGTCAACTCAACCAGTCCTAACTCCGTCAATTGTGCGATTTGCGGACGAGACTTATCTGCTCGCAAAGCCTTATTAAAGTATTCCAATAGCTGCAACTGGTCTCGGCGCGTATCCATATCGATAAAGTCCACCACAATCACACCCGCAATATTTCGCAAGCGGATCTGACGGGCAATCTCCACCGCTGCCTCACAGTTTGTCCACAGTACTGTCTCACGAGAGGTTTGGGATTTTGTAAAGGAGCCAGAGTTAACGTCAATCACAGTTAATGCTTCGGTTGGCTCAATGATGACGTAGCCACCACTAGGCAGATCGACGCGAGGCTTAAGTGCTTCACGAATACCTGCATTGACGCGAAAATATTCCAAAATAGGGGTACGCTCACGGTGATGATCGAGCAGCAATCCACTAGGAATTTTGCCATCGCCCCAGTTAAGTAAATGTTGCTTAATGCGGCGTAAACCATCGCTAGAGTCTGTGACAATTCGATTGACATCAGTGCTATAAAGGTCACGCAATACCCGTTGTACAAAATCTCTTTCGCGATCAAGCAGAGTGGGTTGGCGCGTGGTTGCTACATCCTGCTGAATGCCTTCCCACTGACGTTGTAAATTATCGAGGTCCTCAATAATCTGCTCTTCAGGCATACCATCTGCCTCAGTCCGCACCAAAATCCCCATCCCCGCAGGTTTAATCAAAATCGCAAGAGCCCGAAGACGATTACGCTCAGACTCACTACGAATACGCCGAGATAGGTTGACCCCACGACCAAAGGGCAGTAGTACCACATAACGACCAGGTAAGGAAATATTTCCTGTTAAACGAGGACCTTTATTACCTGTTGGCTCCTTCATGACCTGCACTAACACGCGCTGTTGCGGTACAACTAGATCGCTAATCGAACCAGATGATCGCCGCATTTTTAAAGGTCCCAGATCCGTAATGTGAATAAACCCATTGCGATCGCCATCGCCAATATTTACAAAAGCCGCATCAATACTGGTTAAAACATTTTCGACAACGCCCAAGTAAACATCCCCAACTTGGTGAGTTCCTGCGGCAACAACAATTTCTTCAATTTGATCTTCACTAAACACGGCAGCAATTCGATACTGCTCGGCAATAATTATTTGCTTTGGCATTCAATTTCCTCAGAATTTCTTCGATTCAAAAGAGCCAGTCTAAGAACTTATCTGAAAAATACTTTTTTACACAAACTTTAGAAAAATGTTGAGAAAAATATTTTCAGACCCCTGTTTAAAAGCCTCAAAGAGTCATAGTGTGAGCTTTATCCAGAACATACCAATAACGAAAGTAAGAAAAAATTTCGATTACAAATAGCCCTTATCGTAAACCTAATATTTAGCCATGTACCGAGCTAGTAATTGGGCGATTTGTCTGCTCTGACATCACGATAGTTAAGACATGTTGATTTGTTCGGAATGGCTTAGATACCAAAAACTATGACGCTCTTAGGTTCATCAATAAGCTAGTTTCTATAAAAAATAGGTAGTTTACTCTATCTACTTTGTGTAAAAACTAAGTTTTAAAACCTTGTAGGCTACTTATGCTAAGTTTTGCTTATCATCAGCAACCTAATTGAGCAATACTCATGGCAATACTTATGGCAATGCAATATGAATATAGTTATTGGGAAGTTTGGTGGGGGTTCGTTAAAAGCTAAGGCTATTTCTTAGACTGACTTTTATTAAACTATCTAGAAGGTGCTTACACTATTTTCCTACAGCATTCAGACTGTAGGTGAAAGAGCGTACTTGATGATTCAAGTTTATGATGATGGTAGGTAAGCTTGATTGCTTAACTAACAGCTAAATGCACTTTAGCTAGATGCACTTTAGCTAGCAGCTAGCTTAAGCCTATCGTAGTATTATAGCGCAGCATTGAGCGTTACTATTTCTTAATAGTGTTTTAATATTACAAATAGTAATCCTAAATAATTTGTGATTTTCAGTTTTGCGGAAGCCCCAAAAAAGAGGATTGTTCCCATGAAACATTGAGGATTGCTATAGTTGTGATGGATATATGGATTAGCCCTATGTCCAAATTGAAGTGAAGATGAGGGTAAGGTTCTGAGTACGCGAGTAGTTATCGTCCGTCACGGCGAAAGTAATTTTAATATCCTGAGTAAAATTCAAGGACGGGGCAATTATGATCGCCCAGAATTGCAGTCTGTATTAACTGATAAAGGTAAACATCAAGCCAAGCTTGCAGGAAAAGCGTTAGCAAACTTAGGTATCGATATCGCCTATGCTAGTCCTCTAGTTCGCGCTCAGCATACTGCTCAGATCATTTTGTCCGAAAATTTTCAACCGCCAGTGTTAAATACCACTGAAGGTTTACTTGAAATTGATCTCTCCGAGTGGGAGTCAATGATTGCCAGTGATGTCAAAGCGCAATTTCCTGAAAAATATCATTTTTGGCAAAATGAACCAGAAAAATTTCAACTAGGCAATCGCTATCCTATTCTTGATCTGTTTGAGCAAGCTAAGGGCTTGTGGGCAGAAATCCTACCTAAGCATCAAGATAAAACCATTTTGCTCGTGGGGCACAGTGGCATTAATCGAGCGCTAATTTGCTCTGCGATCGGCATTCCCGTTAGTTTTTACCACAATATCCATCAGGCTAATTGCGCGATTAGCGTCCTCAATTTCCAAAGCACAAGCATTAGTGATGGTGTCCAGTTAGAGTCACTAAACCTTGTCAGCCATCTCCAAGAGCTAACAGAGTCACCATTGCCACCCTTCAAGAAAAATCACAATGGTCCCCGTCTATTGCTAGTGCGTCACGGCGAAACTGAGTGGAATCGCCAAAAACGATTCCAAGGACAAATTGATGTCCCCCTCAATAATAATGGTCACGCTCAGGCAAGACGTGCTAGCGAGTTTCTCGCCAAAGTCAAAATCGACAAGGCTTTCAGCAGTCCTATGCTCCGTCCCAAGGATACAACGCTAGAAATTTTGAGCAAACATCCTCATATCAAACTTGAGCTATTCGATGAACTCAAGGAAATTTCTCATGGTCTTTGGGAAGGAAAATTTGAGCATGAAATCGAGGCTGAATTTGCAGGTCAATTAGCGCTTTGGCAGTCACAGCCAGAAACTGTACAAATGCCTGAAGGTGAGAATTTACAGCAGGTATGGGAGCGCGTCGAAGTAATTTGGCAAAAAATTGTAGAGGCAGTGCCCGCAGGCGAAACGGCTCTAGTTGTCGCCCATGATGCGGTGAATAAGGCAATTCTTTGTTTATTATTTGGCTTTACCCCAGAGCAATTTTGGATCTTTAAGCAAGGTAATGGCGGTGTGAGTGTCATTGACTATCCTCAAGGCGCACAGGATAAACCAGTTTTACAGTCTTGCAATATCACCACCCACCTCTCTGAAGGCATTCTTGATCGCACTGCCGCAGGAGCTTTGTAATTTCAAGTAAATTAATCAAGAACTAGATTTTTTGGTAGCGCGGCGAAGCCGCGCTACCAAAAAATCGGGTCTTTACCCCATTTGCTTCAACCCTTAAGAGAGACGCATTTTCTGCTAATTTGGTGTAAAGGATTTATTTTTGGTATTTTGTTTTAGTACTTGGAGTTAAAAAAAATGACTATTTTATTTCAGCTTTTATTAGCTGCATTTGTGCTGTTTTCCTTCGTTTTGGTGATTGGCGTACCCGTCGCATACGCATCCCCCAGCTCTTGGAACCAAACCAAGCCCCTATTGTTTCTTGGCTCTCTAATTTGGGTAGCTTTTGTCATCGTTATCGGCATCTTAAATTCTTTTGTAGCTTAATCAATATTTGATGGAGCGCTTAGCGCTCCATCAAAGCCTTAAATTTTTATTTTTGACTTTACATAATCAACTCTATGGCTGTTTTTGAAGGTAGCTTTACCAATACTGATAGTTTGCGTTTTGCGATCGTGGTTGCGAGGTTTAATGACCTGATCGTTGGTAAGCTCCTCCAGGGATGTCAAGACTCACTATTACGTCATGGCGTTGATGTCTCCGAAAATGGAAGTCAAGTTGACTACGCATGGGTTCCAGGAAGTCTGGAAATATCAATGGTCGCAAAGGAATTAGCCCTTTCGGGTCGTTATGATGCGATTATTTGCCTAGGTGCGGTTATTCGTGGCGATACACCACATTTTGACTATGTATCCAATGAAGTTTCTAAGGGCGTTGCGGCGGCTTCTTTTCAAACAGGTGTGCCAATTATTTTCGGGGTATTGACTACTGACACAATGCAGCAAGCTCTCGAACGCGCTGGTATCAAGAGCAATAAGGGTTGGGAGTTTGGCATGGGTGCGATCGAAATGGCTAACCTCATGCGCCAGATTCGCCCTAAATCCGCATAACAATTTAGAGAGGGAGCGCGAAGTGTCCCCCTCTCTAAACTATAAATCCAGCACTTTGCCCCTGGGAGGCTTGCCAACTGCGAGCATCGTAATATAAATCTTCTAGACAAATTTCATAAAGAGCATCCTTAATCTTGCGATCAAGTCTTTGCCAAAGCGCAAATGTGACCCAATCAGAAGCTAGTTTTTCCTGTGGTTTTAATCTCGGTAATGGATAGGTATCTTCACCGACGGCGGATAATATTTCACCAAGAGAGATATCTTTGGGCGATCGACTCAATCGATATCCCCCCTGTACACCCCGCACTGATTCAACTAAATCTGCCTGACGCAGTGCTATTAAAATTTTTTCTAAATATGGAGCAGGTATTGATTGGCGATCGCTAATTTCTCTGACAGAGGCAGGCTTACGCTTGGCCCAAACCACCAGATCGAGCATCGCTTTCACGCTGTAATGTCCTTTTCTAGTTAGTTTCATAAAATCCACTTAATTTAGCCAAGATTCGCAAAGCGAATCTTGGCTAAATTTATTCACGAACTTAGATAGCGTCACTATCGACAAATTGGTAGTGCTGCAAAGTAATTTTTTGGGTAATTGTGTTGCGGGCGCGGAGCGCCCGCAACACAATTACATTGCATGACTACCGACAAATTTAAAAAAGAAAAGACAAATCAATGGGAGCAGGCAACATCTCACCACCACGCCAATCGAGGATCTGCACCAAAATTAAATAGACTAAACCCAAAATCACGGCGATAACGCCTGTTAGTACTGATATCCACTGCGATCGCTGCATAAGTAAATTTAAGTAAAAGAGTCATGTAAAAAATCTAAGGAAATCTATGTATTAGCAAAAACACACAAACTAACTGCTATTATCCCTCTTGAAATATGTTTTTGGTAGGAACAAACTTTTTCGATCATCGTCCTAAGATTTGAGTATTAGAGATGCAGATTATTTGATTTTGATGAATTCTGCTAACTATACTGCTAATTAAAGTCCAGTAGGAGCGATTGATTGATGAGTTACAGCCTATCTTGGTCAACCAGCATCGGAGGGTATACACCCTCCAACTCCGTGTCCGTTGATAAGCTACCCATCTTTGAATTGGTACAACTGTGCCAGCAAGAAGCGCAACCCAAGAGGTCTGCGTTTGCCGAGCTGATGCGCCGTAATCAATCCTATGTCGATCAAGTTTTGTACAAGCTTGCTCCTGACTGGTCAGATCGTGCCGACCTCGCCCAAGAGGTTTGGTTGCGTGTCTATCGCAATATCAAGCGTTTGCAAGAACCTGAAAAATTTCGTGGTTGGCTTAGTCGTATTGCCACCAACTTGTTCTATGACGAGTTGCGTAAACGCAAAAGGGTAGGAAACTCCGTTTCCCTTGATGCTCCATTTATGTCTAGTGATGGTGATGAAATGTCTTGGGACTTGCCTAGCTCAGCCCCTAGTCCCATCGATAATATGTCTACACAGGAGTTTTATGAGCAACTCCGTAAAGCTATTGAAGATTTGCCTTCCAGTTTTCGTGAAACTATTGTGCTACGAGAAATTCAAGGTTTATCCTATGAAGAGATTTCTGAACTAACAGGTGTATCGCTTGGTACAGTAAAATCACGTATAGCAAGAGCAAGATTGAAGCTCCAAGCGCAACTACAACCCTATTTATCTAGTATGTAAGGGGGTGTATTTAAGTTATGAGTGCTAACCAAATTTCTAATAATTCTATGATTACCCCAAATGAGCGCTTTGAGTTACTCAGTGCTTATATAGATGGTGAATTAACTGAGGCTGAAGAGCAACTCGTTGAGCAATGGCTATCTGACGATGTTGATTTTCGTCGCATCTATCTGCAACAAATGAAACTGAGACAATCGCTAATTGATTTGCCAGTACCAGTAGCTACCAATTCCTCTGCAAAAAAAGAAACTGAGATCATGATTGATCGTGTCTTTGCAGAAATTGACAAGCGATCGCAGCGCCGTAAATGGAAAATTGCAGGTATTGGTATATCTGTGGCGGCGGTGGTTGGTGTATTTGGATCACTATTTACCTTAAGTTCATCGCCCCAATTTAGCCCAGTTGCTAATAGCGTTAAATCACCTGCTCCAGTAGTCGAGGAACCAGTACTCATTGCTATGGAAGAACCACTAGTACCATTGCCAAAGTCAATGAATAAAAAGTAAGGGACTCGCTGAAAGAATCTGCCCTTAATTAGGAATGGCTTTGACGGTTTTCCGTTAATTGCGGAAATTAACATAATTGGAATTTTTTTGTAGAATCTAAGTATTATTGGTCGCAGAAATAGCTATGAGAGACTCAAATAAAAAATCTCGTTACAAGCAACCCTTGATCTATGCTTCGATGCTACTGCTAGGCGTAATTTTAGGTGCATGGGCAGTTGTTTCTGGAGTGCGATCGCCAAATATGACAGTTGTTACCCCTTTGCCTCAAGTTGCCTCAGTATCCCCTGCAATCGCCCAAGATAGCGATAAAGCGAAATCTATTGCCGTCCCCCGCAATTACGTTGTTGATGCTGTAAATCGCACTGGTCCTGCTGTGGTCAGAATTAACGCTTCACGCACCGTTACCAACAATCAACAAATCCCCGATGTTTTCCTAGAAGATCCGATGTTTCGTCAGTTCTTTGGCGATCAGTTGCAACGGATGCCAAGGGAACGAGTTGAGCGCGGCACTGGTTCAGGTTTTATCATCAACAAGGAAGGCGACATTATCACCAATGCTCACGTTGTGAGTGGGGCTGATAAAGTGACCGTTATCCTGAAGGATGGTCGCCAAATAGAAGGTAAGGTAATTGGTAGCGATGAACTTACGGATGTGGCGGTTGTCCAAGTTAAAGCTGATAACCTACCAACAGTTAGTCTTGGCAGTTCTGCGAGTTTGCAACCTGGAGATTGGGCGATCGCGATCGGTAATCCTCTTGGTCTCGACAACACGGTAACTGCAGGCATCGTCAGTGCGATCGGTCGTAAGAGTGGGCAAATAGGTGTAGACAAACGTGTGAGCTTCATTCAAACCGATGCAGCAATTAACCCTGGTAACTCAGGTGGTCCTTTGCTCAATCAAAATGGTGAAGTCATCGGCGTAAATACCGCCATCATTCAAGGCGCACAGGGTTTAGGTTTTGCTATTCCCATCGAAACTGCCCAAAGAATCTCCAAGCAACTCATCCAAAATGGCAAGGTCAGCCGTGCTTACTTGGGTATCCAAATGGTAACGGTTAATCCTAATGTGAAAAAACAAGTCAACCAAGACGCAAATTTAGGTATTCAAATCTCTGAAGATACAGGGGTATTGATTACTAGAGTTGTGGAAGATTCCCCTGCAGCAAGAGCGGGTGCTAAACGTGGTGATGTGATCGTCAAGTTTGATAATCAAGAGATTATCACAGCGGATCAAGTTACCCAACTAGTAGAAGATCGTGCTGTTGGTGACAAAATTCGGATGGAAGTGAAGCGAAACGGGCAAACCATATCGCTTAATGTCGAAGCGGCTCAATTTCCGCAAAAGTTCCCTAATTAATTTTGATATCTCATAAAGTGGAGAGGTGAGTGCTAATCACTCACCTCTCCACTTTATGAGAATAAACTGATGAATAAATTTATTGGTTGGCTTAGTGCTTTGCTCCTGATCTTTTTGGTAGGATTTGGATTAGCTACTCAATGGCTCAATTTAACCTTTGGCAGTTTCCTTATATGAGCAGTTTGCCGATGAAACAAGAAAGGATTTAGCAAAACTAGGGGTAAATATTGAAAACTTGAGGGCAACTAATGAACGTGATCATGATCGCCTGTCACGGGAGTCACGACAAGCGATCGCCCAATTGAGTACTGATAGTCAAGTTTTAGAGCATGTTCGCGAAATTATCCGTTTCTTTAAAGGTGCTTAAATTCAGTAAAACAACACATCTTGCTAGAATGGAAATCTTGTTATGGGTAGATAAAACAACATTAGTAGATGTTTTGCTCCTTAAAAGGTTGCTTCTTGCTCTCGCAAACATACAACCTTAACGAAACGCGAGTTCGGGATAATTTAAAATAGGCTTTGAGAGAGGGTTTGCGTAGCAAACCCTCTCTCAAAGCCCAAAAGTAAAAGTCTTACTAAGCAAGGCTTTTACTTTTGGGCTTTTAAAATTTGCTAGCTTAACTCAAACTGACGTTAACAAACTTTATTACTGATCACCTCTATTTCAGTTATTTCGAATGAGTGATGGTGATACCGAAATAGACAAAAGTACCAATGGATTGCAAATTAATGGAGAGCACCGTGATCAAATCAAATGAGATGTTAGTGGCTTCGACTTCACTCAGCTATAGCGGTTTTCAAATGAGTACACACTCATTTGAAAACAAAAAATCAGTCCCAGTAAGAGTTTTGAGTTTTCATTTTGCCTACGGCAAAATGAAAACCGATATAGCGGTTTATAGATGGCTGAGTGATGTCGAAGTTGTAGTTTTTATTTGAATTATCTGTAACTGCATCAAATTTTTACCAAATGGTAAAAAACAATCCATATCTGCTGAAGAATGTCGGAAAGTCAGTAAATAGAACCGCTAGACTCAGCCAAAGCACAAAACAAATCCTCGTTAAGTTGAGCGCCTGTTGAATTTTGGACGTTGTGATCTCATCAATTACATCGCCTAATAGGGGCTTGTACTTGACCATCCCGCTATAACGATTTTCGCCGCCCAATTGCACTTGCAAAATGGCAGCATAAACACATTCACTCCATCCCGAATTAGGACTCGGATCTTGATGGGCATCGCGTTGGCAAATTTTCCACACAGCAATTGGTTTTCCAGAGACTAGGGCTAGAGTAATCACAGTTAGGCGACAGGGCAGCCAAGTCAACACATCATCAGTTTTGGCGCTAAACCAACCTAAATCGCTATAGGGTGCTTCACGATAGCCTACCATCGAGTCAAGGGTGCTAGATGCTTTGTAAGCGATCGCCAGAGAAACACCACCATAGGGAAATAAACAGGAACCAACCAAGGCATAAAACAAGGGTGATGTCACAGCATCGATCGCATTTTCGGTAACAGTCTCGAGTACCGCCCGTAAAATCTCTAGTTCTGACAAGTCATCAGTATCGCGCCCCACATAGCGACTGAGTTCTTGACGAGCTTGCTCAAGATTTCCTGTTGACAATACTTTTAAAACGGATTCGGCAGCTTCACGGAGGCTACGCCCCGCAAAACAGGCGGCTAATAAAATACTGGATAGGGCGATCGCGAATATAGTGTGAATTTTGGAAGCAATGAAGAGCATCAGCCAAGTTATTGCCCCGCTTCCTACAACCATACTGATACCTAAGACAAATCCTGCAATTCTCATCATCAATGGCAAAAATCGAGGAATCCGCTTATGAGTGGCAGCATCGTCAATAAAGACCAAATTAGTAAATCGGGAAATCATCCAACCCATCACCTGTACTGGATGTAACCAATTCACAGGATCACCTATTAAGCGATCGAGAATTGCCGCAAAAATTAAAATTAGAAAATTAGGAGATAGTTCTAGCACTAAAAGTCAATGATAAGTTAGGGTAGACGGTGCAAAGCGCTGCCTATCCTAACTTATCGTAATAATCTTATGAAAGCCATCTCTGTTTTAGGAACTTCATCAAATGCTGGTAAAAGCTGGATGGTGACAGCGTTAGGGGCTTGGCTACGACGCAATGGTATAAAAGTTGCTCCCTTTAAAGCCCAAAATATGTCGAATAATTCCTATGTCACTTTAGAAGGTGGGGAAATTGGTCGAGCGCAAGCTGTGCAAGCGATCGCCTGTAGAATACGACCCATAGCCGAAATGAATCCGATTCTGTTAAAACCATCGGGAAATGGAACTTCGCAATTAGTGCTATTAGGAGAAGCGCGTCAACATATTGCTGCCGTTGATTATTATCGGCATATTGAAACTCTTTGGGAAACTGTGCGCGATACTCTCGAATTTTGGCGCGATCGCTGCGATGTTTTATTACTTGAAGGTGCAGGCAGCCCCGTGGAGCTAAATCTTATGCAGCGCGATCTCGTAAACTTACGACCGATTGTATATTTACAAGGAAGGTGGCTATTAGTTGGCGATATTGAAAAAGGGGGGGTATTCGCCCAGATTATTGGTACACATCACTTGATTCCTCAATCTGCGAAGGAATTAGGATTAGGGTTTATTGTCAATAAATTTCGGGGAGATTTGCGCCTTTTTAGCGATGCCGAAAAACACTTTCGTGAACATATACCACACTTGCCCTATTTGGGAGTTCTTCCCTATGCCACAGAACTCCAGCCTGAGAGTGAAGACAGCTTATGCAGTGAAGCGGAATCTAAAGGGAAAGGCGCAAAAATTGCATGGATTCGGTTTCCCCATTTATCGAATTCTCAAGACAGCCAACCTTGGCAATTAGATTCAGGAATTGAGACTGTTTGGGTAAAAACGGTTGCGGAACTAGAGAATGCGCGGATTATCGTACTCCCCGGGAGTAAGAATACTCTAAGCGATTTGCAATGGTTGCGAACTACGGGGTTAGATCGCGCAATTCTCAAAGCTCATCAACAGGGCATACCGATAGTCGGCATTTGCGGCGGCTATCAGATGTTAGGAAAATATCTCTGCGATCGCGAAGGTATTGCTGGTACATCAGGGGAAGTCGCAGGGCTAGGACTATTACCTATTAGTACAGAATTTCTCGCATCAAAGCAGGTGCGTCAAGTACAGGCAATTTGGAAATCAGCAAAATCTTCTGATCAATGGATGGCGTATGAAATCCATATGGGAGTGACTAAACTAATTGATGGCGTGGAACTCGAACAGGTAAAGCCTTTACTGCAAGTGCTACAAACAGATAGCGATCGCCAATATTACGATGAAGGGATCAATGGCGATCGCGTTTGGGGTACTTATTTACATGGTCTCTTTGAGTCAGCCTATGCTCGTCAATCCTTAACTCAATTAGCCAATATTTCGCAACATCAACCTGCTGCTATCTCTTGGCAAGAACATCAACAAAATCTCTATAACTGCATGGCAGATCTCCTAGAAGAACATCTAGATCTCTCGATAATTTCCCGCTATCTATAGCTAACCGCAGCTATACAGCGCTTCACGCTTCCAAAAATATTTCTGTACTACTCAAAGTCTTAACAGGCTATAAGGGGCTTGCTATTAATTAACGTCAGTTCGGGTTAAGCTGGCAAATTTTGAAAACCCAAAAGTAAAAGCCTTGCTTAGCAAGGCTTTTACTTTTGGGTTTTGAGAAAGGGTTTGCGTAGCAAACCCTTTCTCAAAACCTGTTTCAAATTATCCAGAACTCGCGTTAATTAAAAGTACCTGTGGCTTTGAATTTGCTCAGCCAACGTTATCTGAGCAAATTCAAAGCTAGATAACTTTGGTGGGACATTTTTTATCCGCAATAGCCTTAGCTTGGTAAGAGAAAAGCACCCATAGGGTGCTTTTCTCATTAATCTTTGAAACTATTAGAAGCGAGGTCAAGGGTGACTTGGCTCATTTGTAAATAATCCATTGGATCAACGGCATTTTTACCATCGGGCTGTACTTCAAAATGGAGATGTGGACCAGTACTGCGACCTGTTGTGCCAACTTCAGCGATCGCTTGTCCCCTATTAACTACCTGTCCTTTAGAGACATACACCCTACTAGTGTGGGCATATAGAGTCACCGAGCCGTCACTATGGCGCAGTTCAACAATATTACCGTAACCACCATTTGTCCAACCTGCCTCAGTAACCACACCATCCGCCGCCGCAAAAATTGGCGTGCCAGTGGGAGCCGCAAAGTCCACCCCTTTATGCATTCTTTTTTCTCCCGTGACAGGATGCACCCGCCAACCAAATCCTGAACTAATGACCGCCCCTGTAATCGGTAAAACAAAACTAGAAACGCTATTCAAATC includes:
- the cbiB gene encoding adenosylcobinamide-phosphate synthase CbiB, coding for MLELSPNFLILIFAAILDRLIGDPVNWLHPVQVMGWMISRFTNLVFIDDAATHKRIPRFLPLMMRIAGFVLGISMVVGSGAITWLMLFIASKIHTIFAIALSSILLAACFAGRSLREAAESVLKVLSTGNLEQARQELSRYVGRDTDDLSELEILRAVLETVTENAIDAVTSPLFYALVGSCLFPYGGVSLAIAYKASSTLDSMVGYREAPYSDLGWFSAKTDDVLTWLPCRLTVITLALVSGKPIAVWKICQRDAHQDPSPNSGWSECVYAAILQVQLGGENRYSGMVKYKPLLGDVIDEITTSKIQQALNLTRICFVLWLSLAVLFTDFPTFFSRYGLFFTIW
- a CDS encoding RrF2 family transcriptional regulator encodes the protein MKLTRKGHYSVKAMLDLVVWAKRKPASVREISDRQSIPAPYLEKILIALRQADLVESVRGVQGGYRLSRSPKDISLGEILSAVGEDTYPLPRLKPQEKLASDWVTFALWQRLDRKIKDALYEICLEDLYYDARSWQASQGQSAGFIV
- the psbZ gene encoding photosystem II reaction center protein PsbZ encodes the protein MTILFQLLLAAFVLFSFVLVIGVPVAYASPSSWNQTKPLLFLGSLIWVAFVIVIGILNSFVA
- the ribH gene encoding 6,7-dimethyl-8-ribityllumazine synthase; protein product: MAVFEGSFTNTDSLRFAIVVARFNDLIVGKLLQGCQDSLLRHGVDVSENGSQVDYAWVPGSLEISMVAKELALSGRYDAIICLGAVIRGDTPHFDYVSNEVSKGVAAASFQTGVPIIFGVLTTDTMQQALERAGIKSNKGWEFGMGAIEMANLMRQIRPKSA
- a CDS encoding Rne/Rng family ribonuclease gives rise to the protein MPKQIIIAEQYRIAAVFSEDQIEEIVVAAGTHQVGDVYLGVVENVLTSIDAAFVNIGDGDRNGFIHITDLGPLKMRRSSGSISDLVVPQQRVLVQVMKEPTGNKGPRLTGNISLPGRYVVLLPFGRGVNLSRRIRSESERNRLRALAILIKPAGMGILVRTEADGMPEEQIIEDLDNLQRQWEGIQQDVATTRQPTLLDRERDFVQRVLRDLYSTDVNRIVTDSSDGLRRIKQHLLNWGDGKIPSGLLLDHHRERTPILEYFRVNAGIREALKPRVDLPSGGYVIIEPTEALTVIDVNSGSFTKSQTSRETVLWTNCEAAVEIARQIRLRNIAGVIVVDFIDMDTRRDQLQLLEYFNKALRADKSRPQIAQLTELGLVELTRKRQGQSIYELFGRPCSTCGGLGHLMHLPGEVAGQPVDSTSRTWESKQSNQLDFTSEYEDGDSELGGGLEPNLVNHPSYQERGNLRRRSKRTLLNKDSRDLRELEKVAPVDVRSRVESRFEPRFEPRVDREIVERAIPSKIALPSISPTKHIAEPVEELVEIVEPAPIIAAPEVSIPERPNKRELRTKVVEPPEVIVVEMTEEEQDVYSLIGVSPLVLVDREVKDPRNVIVTVALPGQAPKNAIKSSPAILNASIAEDVVEPETPEEIDSEAVVNELPIVTTNNGITNPNGVILKVNRAQPSEPIDDEANNSKNDFLDSSKEFVPIQSPEASRRKRSSASQ
- a CDS encoding anti-sigma factor family protein encodes the protein MITPNERFELLSAYIDGELTEAEEQLVEQWLSDDVDFRRIYLQQMKLRQSLIDLPVPVATNSSAKKETEIMIDRVFAEIDKRSQRRKWKIAGIGISVAAVVGVFGSLFTLSSSPQFSPVANSVKSPAPVVEEPVLIAMEEPLVPLPKSMNKK
- a CDS encoding histidine phosphatase family protein; the protein is MSTRVVIVRHGESNFNILSKIQGRGNYDRPELQSVLTDKGKHQAKLAGKALANLGIDIAYASPLVRAQHTAQIILSENFQPPVLNTTEGLLEIDLSEWESMIASDVKAQFPEKYHFWQNEPEKFQLGNRYPILDLFEQAKGLWAEILPKHQDKTILLVGHSGINRALICSAIGIPVSFYHNIHQANCAISVLNFQSTSISDGVQLESLNLVSHLQELTESPLPPFKKNHNGPRLLLVRHGETEWNRQKRFQGQIDVPLNNNGHAQARRASEFLAKVKIDKAFSSPMLRPKDTTLEILSKHPHIKLELFDELKEISHGLWEGKFEHEIEAEFAGQLALWQSQPETVQMPEGENLQQVWERVEVIWQKIVEAVPAGETALVVAHDAVNKAILCLLFGFTPEQFWIFKQGNGGVSVIDYPQGAQDKPVLQSCNITTHLSEGILDRTAAGAL
- a CDS encoding sigma-70 family RNA polymerase sigma factor, with the protein product MSYSLSWSTSIGGYTPSNSVSVDKLPIFELVQLCQQEAQPKRSAFAELMRRNQSYVDQVLYKLAPDWSDRADLAQEVWLRVYRNIKRLQEPEKFRGWLSRIATNLFYDELRKRKRVGNSVSLDAPFMSSDGDEMSWDLPSSAPSPIDNMSTQEFYEQLRKAIEDLPSSFRETIVLREIQGLSYEEISELTGVSLGTVKSRIARARLKLQAQLQPYLSSM
- a CDS encoding HhoA/HhoB/HtrA family serine endopeptidase, yielding MRDSNKKSRYKQPLIYASMLLLGVILGAWAVVSGVRSPNMTVVTPLPQVASVSPAIAQDSDKAKSIAVPRNYVVDAVNRTGPAVVRINASRTVTNNQQIPDVFLEDPMFRQFFGDQLQRMPRERVERGTGSGFIINKEGDIITNAHVVSGADKVTVILKDGRQIEGKVIGSDELTDVAVVQVKADNLPTVSLGSSASLQPGDWAIAIGNPLGLDNTVTAGIVSAIGRKSGQIGVDKRVSFIQTDAAINPGNSGGPLLNQNGEVIGVNTAIIQGAQGLGFAIPIETAQRISKQLIQNGKVSRAYLGIQMVTVNPNVKKQVNQDANLGIQISEDTGVLITRVVEDSPAARAGAKRGDVIVKFDNQEIITADQVTQLVEDRAVGDKIRMEVKRNGQTISLNVEAAQFPQKFPN